In one Lolium rigidum isolate FL_2022 chromosome 3, APGP_CSIRO_Lrig_0.1, whole genome shotgun sequence genomic region, the following are encoded:
- the LOC124695567 gene encoding cation/H(+) antiporter 15-like, with protein sequence MSLLRRPSGRAVAVGFAGAFVPLAITLPVFHVLQPTLPHDLRGSSLITELAVRLSLSSFPVIADALAELDLLNSELGRIALTASLITDVTSWFLRACFAATFLITEAKSPVFTAKILASFVAFVLFVAFVARPAGRYIAYKRTPAGDLLSEGSFVVVVIAALLSALVTDVIGFKYMIGPMMLGLALPGGMPIGATMTERLDSFFIALFLPVYMALAGYRTDLSELGAHDEKWCALELFVALCIAGKMVGCIAAGLFFAMPIGEATALALMLNIRGIVEVAAINNWGDTMKASAEHYSTLTVSMVLITAVATPLIKLLYDPTGRFARAKRRTMEGARPNAELRVMACLYTEDHAAPLIDLLEASGANHDFPVSLIVLHLTELVGRAASVLKPHKKSSSSTSNSPSDRIVNAFRHFEQQASPGAVTVSPYVAQSPYSSMHHDVCSLAHSRKANLILLPFHKSSDGARSTANSAVRAANRAVLQYAPCSVAILVDHGLAAGSACATASNRNLLQRVALYFLGGPDDREALAYAARMPESGGTAVTVVRFKLRNWVGMGGRDEVRDEEVLQEFWQRYRNDERVVYVEKAVEDGEGTASVVRSMSDKFDLLIVGRRGEDRDLEGSALTSGLSEWSECPELGVLGDMLASAEFASKVSILVIQQQAVPITAAGAGEADHQQ encoded by the coding sequence ATGAGCCTGCTCCGCCGCCCCAgcggccgcgccgtcgccgtcggcttcgccggcgcctTCGTACCGCTCGCCATCACGCTGCCGGTGTTCCACGTGCTCCAGCCCACGCTCCCCCATGACCTCCGCGGCTCGTCGCTCATCACCGAGCTGGCCGTTCGCCTTTCCCTCTCCTCCTTCCCAGTCATCGCCGACGCGCTCGCCGAGCTCGACCTCCTCAACTCCGAGCTTGGTCGCATTGCGCTCACCGCCTCTCTCATCACCGACGTCACCTCCTGGTTCCTCCGCGCCTGCTTCGCGGCCACGTTCCTCATCACGGAGGCCAAGTCCCCCGTGTTCACGGCCAAGATCCTCGCCTCCTTCGTCGCTTTCGTCCTCTTTGTGGCCTTCGTGGCGCGCCCCGCCGGACGGTACATCGCCTACAAGCGCACCCCGGCGGGTGACCTCCTCTCCGAGGGCTCCTTCGTCGTGGTGGTGATCGCGGCGCTGCTGTCGGCGCTGGTGACGGACGTCATCGGGTTCAAGTACATGATCGGGCCCATGATGCTGGGGCTTGCTCTCCCCGGCGGCATGCCGATTGGCGCCACCATGACGGAGCGGctcgactccttcttcatcgcGCTCTTCCTCCCCGTCTACATGGCGCTCGCCGGCTACCGCACCGACTTATCGGAGCTGGGCGCCCACGATGAGAAATGGTGCGCGCTGGAGCTCTTCGTGGCGCTCTGCATCGCCGGAAAAATGGTGGGCTGCATCGCTGCGGGGCTCTTCTTTGCCATGCCGATCGGCGAGGCCACGGCGCTGGCGCTCATGCTCAATATCCGGGGCATCGTGGAGGTGGCCGCCATCAACAACTGGGGCGACACCATGAAGGCCTCGGCGGAGCACTATTCGACGCTGACGGTGTCCATGGTGCTCATTACGGCGGTGGCCACGCCGCTCATCAAGCTCCTCTACGACCCGACAGGGAGGTTCGCGCGCGCCAAGCGGCGGACAATGGAGGGCGCGCGGCCCAACGCGGAACTCCGCGTGATGGCCTGTCTCTACACGGAGGACCACGCCGCGCCGCTCATCGACCTCCTGGAGGCCTCTGGTGCCAACCACGACTTCCCCGTCTCcctcatcgtgctccacctcaccGAGCTCGTCGGCCGCGCCGCCTCTGTGCTCAAGCCCCACAAGAagtcgtcctcctccacctccaactcGCCATCGGACCGCATCGTGAACGCCTTCCGCCACTTCGAGCAGCAGGCGTCGCCGGGGGCGGTGACGGTGAGCCCCTACGTGGCCCAGTCCCCCTACAGCTCGATGCACCACGACGTGTGCTCGCTGGCGCACAGCAGGAAGGCCAACCTTATCCTCCTCCCGTTCCACAAGTCCTCCGACGGCGCCCGGAGCACGGCCAACAGCGCCGTCCGCGCCGCTAACCGCGCCGTGCTCCAATACGCGCCTTGCTCCGTGGCCATCCTCGTGGACCACGGCCTGGCAGCCGGGTCGGCGTGCGCGACGGCGTCCAACAGGAACCTGCTGCAGAGGGTGGCGCTCTATTTCCTGGGTGGACCCGACGACCGGGAGGCCCTGGCGTACGCTGCGAGGATGCCGGAGAGCGGcggcacggcggtgacggtggtgcggTTCAAGCTGCGGAACTGGGTGGGCATGGGCGGGCGCGACGAGGTGAGGGATGAGGAGGTGCTCCAGGAATTCTGGCAGAGGTACCGGAACGACGAGAGGGTGGTGTACGTGGAGAAGGCGGTGGAGGACGGCgaggggacggcgtcggtggTCAGGTCCATGAGCGACAAGTTCGACCTGCTGATCGTCGGACGGCGTGGGGAGGACAGGGACCTCGAGGGGTCCGCGCTCACCAGCGGCCTCTCCGAGTGGAGCGAGTGCCCGGAGCTCGGGGTGCTCGGCGACATGCTCGCATCTGCCGAGTTCGCGTCCAAGGTGTCCATTCTCGTTATCCAGCAGCAGGCCGTGCCGATCACCGCCGCCGGCGCGGGAGAAGCCGATCATCAACAGTAG